Proteins encoded by one window of Engraulis encrasicolus isolate BLACKSEA-1 chromosome 21, IST_EnEncr_1.0, whole genome shotgun sequence:
- the LOC134437329 gene encoding hepatocyte growth factor activator-like — protein sequence MQSGAVSWEYCDIPACVRRIPSTRFQPPPPRDRPTPNPTRVRRPGPRPRPAPRPIRPNKCGTRHQKRVPRGRILGGTSSLPGSHPWMAAIYIGEEFCAGTLVHACWVVSAAHCFFRNPMESTIRVVLGQQIFNDTGPDTRTYGVEKYIFPPKYSQFHPTEHDIVLVKLKRKEGRCARRTTFIRPICLPERNTTFPDYYCCQITGWGHMQETHAGEASYRK from the exons ATGCAGTCCGGAGCCGTGTCCTGGGAATACTGTGACATTCCTGCCTGCGTCAGACGCATAC CATCCACGCGATTCCAGCCTCCTCCGCCCCGCGACAGGCCCACACCCAACCCCACCCGTGTCAGACGTCCCGGCCCACGCCCTCGACCCGCGCCCAGGCCAATCCGACCCAACAAGTGTGGCACGCGGCACCAGAAGCGTGTTCCGCGGGGCCGGATCCTGGGGGGCACCTCGTCGCTGCCCGGGTCGCACCCCTGGATGGCAGCCATCTACATCGGGGAGGAGTTCTGCGCCGGCACCCTGGTGCACGCCTGCTGGGTGGTGTCGGCCGCACACTGCTTCTTCCGCAA TCCAATGGAGTCCACTATAAGAGTGGTTCTTGGTCAGCAGATCTTCAATGACACGGGTCCCGATACCAGGACCTACGGTGTGGAAAAGTACATCTTCCCTCCCAAGTACAGCCAGTTCCACCCTACCGAACATGATATAG TGCTGGTGAAGTTGAAGAGGAAGGAGGGCCGGTGTGCGCGCAGGACGACCTTCATCCGGCCCATATGCCTGCCGGAGAGGAACACCACCTTCCCCGACTACTACTGCTGCCAGATCACAGGATGGGGACACATGCAGGAGACCCACGCAGGAGAGGCCTCCTACAGGA AATAA